In Primulina eburnea isolate SZY01 chromosome 14, ASM2296580v1, whole genome shotgun sequence, the following proteins share a genomic window:
- the LOC140811072 gene encoding uncharacterized protein, with the protein MLELNQKMKVLEGQLENRGTSRASVKGRPFAEAIIREPLPGNFKSAKVRAYDGNEDPEEHLARFENMAMLHCYTDRIKCKVFLTTLVDSAQRWFDGLAPLSIKSFEDFQKAFLHHFSSSKKYKKTAFSLFEVRQGPEESLRMYIKRFNKVALDVPTCAAETKTTAFTQGLKESGFFKSLTKKVPEDFEDLLSRAEKYINMEEAQKQKREAIRKERGDRAPKPEERGPRRGNPGHFSPHVPLKIIREREVQECSRDPVPSHQLSQPGKSGFCTRHGVCQHRTENCKALKRSYVPPTNQGHDQYTKRSRGPPWTPGHQYLMLE; encoded by the coding sequence ATGCTGGAGTTAAATCAGAAAATGAAAGTCTTGGAAGGACAGCTGGAAAATCGTGGAACTTCTCGAGCGTCTGTCAAAGGACGCCCGTTTGCTGAGGCTATCATCCGGGAACCTCTTCCTGGAAACTTTAAATCTGCTAAAGTAAGGGCGTATGATGGAAACGAGGACCCGGAAGAACACTTGGCCAGGTTCGAGAATATGGCTATGCTGCACTGTTACACTGATAGGATCAAGTGTAAAGTGTTTTTGACCACGCTGGTGGACTCAGCTCAGAGATGGTTTGATGGATTGGCTCCATTGAGTATTAAATCATTTGAGGATTTTCAGAAAGCCTTCTTACACCATTTCAGCAGCAGTAAGAAGTATAAGAAAACTGCTTTCAGTTTGTTCGAAGTGAGACAGGGGCCGGAGGAAAGTTTGAGGATGTATATCAAGAGGTTTAACAAAGTGGCTTTGGATGTGCCAACTTGTGCTGCAGAGACAAAAACTACTGCCTTCACTCAAGGCCTAAAAGAGAGTGGGTTTTTCAAGTCATTAACGAAAAAAGTGCCTGAAGATTTTGAGGATTTGCTGTCTCGGGCAGAGAAGTATATCAATATGGAAGAAGCCCAGAAACAAAAGAGGGAAGCCATCAGGAAGGAAAGAGGGGACCGGGCACCTAAGCCCGAGGAGAGGGGACCACGGCGGGGTAATCCAGGACACTTTTCCCCGCATGTGCCTTTGAAAATTATCCGTGAAAGAGAAGTGCAGGAATGCAGTAGGGATCCGGTTCCCAGTCATCAGCTGTCCCAACCCGGGAAAAGTGGATTTTGCACCAGGCATGGGGTGTGTCAGCATAGAACCGAGAATTGTAAAGCTTTGAAAAGAAGTTATGTCCCACCCACCAATCAGGGGCACGACCAGTACACCAAAAGGTCGAGAGGTCCACCTTGGACCCCCGGCCACCAGTATCTCATGCTCGAGTAG
- the LOC140813284 gene encoding 3-oxo-Delta(4,5)-steroid 5-beta-reductase-like, with the protein MSWWWAGAIGAAKKKFDEDEPPPKHESVALIIGVTGIVGNSLAEILPLSDTPGGPWKVYGVARRPRPTWNEDNPINYIRCDVSDADDVQEKLGSLTDITHVFYVTWAHRPSEAENCEVNGRMLKNVLDVVIPNCPGLKHISLQTGTKHYLGPFESFGKIAIPDSPFDESLPRLDHINFYDTLEDILFAEVEKKEGLTWSVHRPGKIFGFSPYSLVNLVGTLCVYAAICKHEGAALRFPGCKAAWDGYSDCSDADLIAEHHIWAAVDPYAKNEAFNVSNGDVFKWKSFWKVLAEQFGVEYVEFEEGQQLTLQELMKDKSSVWDEIVRDNGLTPTKLEDVGNWWVIDLVLQGEGWLDTMNKSKEHGFLGFRNSKNSFISWIDKAKAYKIVP; encoded by the exons ATGAGCTGGTGGTGGGCCGGAGCAATCGGCGCTGCGAAG aaaaaatttgatgaagatgaGCCACCACCTAAGCATGAGAGCGTAGCACTAATAATTGGGGTGACCGGGATCGTGGGCAATAGCTTGGCGGAGATCTTGCCGCTCTCCGACACTCCCGGCGGCCCCTGGAAAGTCTACGGTGTCGCCCGCCGCCCTCGCCCCACCTGGAATGAAGACAATCCGATCAACTACATCAGATGCGACGTATCCGACGCGGATGACGTCCAGGAGAAGCTTGGATCTCTCACCGACATCACCCATGTGTTCTACGTCACCTGGGCTCATCGGCCTTCAGAGGCTGAAAATTGTGAGGTCAATGGTAGAATGTTGAAAAATGTTCTTGATGTTGTGATACCTAATTGCCCTGGTTTGAAACATATTAGTTTACAGACTGGTACGAAGCATTACCTTGGGCCATTTGAGTCATTCGGGAAGATAGCAATTCCTGATTCTCCTTTTGATGAGAGTTTACCACGGTTGGATCATATAAATTTTTACGACACACTCGAGGATATCTTGTTCGCAGAGGTGGAGAAGAAGGAAGGTTTGACATGGTCGGTGCATCGACCGGGGAAAATATTCGGGTTTTCTCCGTATAGTCTGGTGAATTTGGTGGGGACCCTTTGTGTTTACGCTGCTATTTGTAAGCATGAGGGGGCGGCTTTGCGGTTTCCGGGGTGTAAGGCTGCCTGGGATGGGTACTCAGATTGCTCTGATGCGGATTTGATTGCCGAGCATCATATATGGGCAGCAGTGGATCCATATGCTAAGAATGAGGCATTTAATGTGAGTAATGGTGATGTGTTTAAGTGGAAGAGCTTCTGGAAAGTGTTGGCAGAACAGTTTGGTGTGGAGTATGTGGAGTTCGAGGAGGGTCAGCAGCTGACATTACAGGAGCTGATGAAGGATAAAAGCTCCGTTTGGGACGAAATTGTGAGGGATAATGGATTGACACCGACTAAGTTAGAAGATGTTGGGAATTGGTGGGTCATTGATCTTGTTCTGCAGGGGGAAGGTTGGTTGGATACTATGAACAAGAGCAAGGAACATGGTTTTCTGGGATTCAGGAATTCAAAGAATTCGTTCATTTCTTGGATTGACAAAGCGAAAGCTTACAAGATCGTTCCTTAG